The following coding sequences lie in one Mus musculus strain C57BL/6J chromosome 11, GRCm38.p6 C57BL/6J genomic window:
- the Hand1 gene encoding heart- and neural crest derivatives-expressed protein 1: protein MNLVGSYAHHHHHHHSHPPHPMLHEPFLFGPASRCHQERPYFQSWLLSPADAAPDFPAGGPPPTTAVAAAAYGPDARPSQSPGRLEALGSRLPKRKGSGPKKERRRTESINSAFAELRECIPNVPADTKLSKIKTLRLATSYIAYLMDVLAKDAQAGDPEAFKAELKKTDGGRESKRKRELPQQPESFPPASGPGEKRIKGRTGWPQQVWALELNQ, encoded by the exons ATGAACCTCGTGGGCAGCTACgcacatcatcaccatcatcaccactcaCACCCGCCGCACCCCATGCTCCACGAACCCTTCCTGTTTGGCCCGGCCTCGCGTTGCCACCAGGAGCGGCCTTACTTCCAGAGCTGGCTGCTGAGCCCGGCTGATGCTGCCCCAGATTTCCCTGCCGGCGGGCCACCACCTACCACCGCAGTAGCAGCGGCTGCCTATGGTCCCGATGCCAGGCCGAGTCAGAGCCCAGGTCGGCTGGAGGCTCTTGGAAGCCGCCTGCCCAAACGAAAAGGCTCAGGACCCAAGAAGGAGAGGAGACGCACAGAGAGCATTAACAGCGCGTTCGCGGAGCTGCGTGAGTGCATCCCCAATGTGCCCGCCGACACCAAGCTCTCCAAGATCAAGACTCTGCGCCTGGCTACCAGTTACATCGCCTACTTGATGGACGTGCTGGCCAAGGATGCACAAGCAGGTGACCCCGAGGCCTTCAAGGCTGAACTCAAAAAGACGGATGGTGGTCGCGAAAGCAAGCGGAAAAGGGAGTTG CCTCAGCAGCCCGAAAGCTTCCCTCCTGCCTCGGGGCCCGGCGAGAAGAGGATTAAAGGGCGCACCGGCTGGCCTCAGCAAGTCTGGGCGCTGGAGCTAAACCAGTGA